One genomic segment of Hydra vulgaris chromosome 14, alternate assembly HydraT2T_AEP includes these proteins:
- the LOC136090976 gene encoding zinc finger MYM-type protein 1-like, with the protein MKRKRKVKQMALYEAEDDFCRLSPETDFGSQCNLVFDSILTQIEWQFEAMPAVSSDFDFLSGHSLSKSSVDELKTKAKNLSKIYKADLDSSDFQSEMASFKYQAAAMMENFEKSSLMDILQLIHKYSLTDAYPNTAIAIRIFLTLPVTVATCERSFSKLKIIKNYLRSTMGQERLSCLAVVSIEHEVANALDFDDVISDFASKKARKVTLN; encoded by the coding sequence ATGAAGAGAAAGCGCAAAGTGAAGCAGATGGCACTTTATGAAGCTGAAGATGACTTTTGCCGTTTGTCACCAGAAACAGATTTCGGATCCCAGTGCAACCTTGTGTTTGACAGCATTCTCACACAAATTGAGTGGCAGTTTGAAGCTATGCCTGCAGTATCCTCAGATTTTGACTTCCTCAGTGGACATTCTCTCTCCAAAAGTTCAGTGGATGAACTTAAGACTAAAGCCaaaaatttgtctaaaatttaCAAGGCAGATTTAGATTCTTCAGATTTCCAGTCAGAAATGGCAAGCTTTAAATATCAAGCTGCTGCCATGAtggaaaactttgaaaaatctaGCCTGATGGACATTTTGCAGCTCATTCATAAATACTCATTGACTGATGCTTATCCTAACACGGCAATTGCTATTCGCATCTTCCTCACCTTACCAGTTACAGTTGCTACGTGTGAAAGAAGTTTCAGTAAACTTAAGatcataaaaaactatttgagaTCAACTATGGGCCAAGAACGTTTGTCTTGTTTGGCAGTAGTTTCAATTGAACATGAAGTGGCCAACGCACTTGATTTTGACGATGTCATTAGTGACTTTGCTTCCAAAAAAGCCAGAAAAGTGACTTTGAACTGA